TGCCAAACTTCAATGTCTTTTTGGTTGGCTAATCGGTAAATTTTTAGAGGGTTTTCTTCAGAAACGTATTTTTTTTTCATCTGAATTTTAACCAATTCTCCTGAGAGGCTTACTACACCTATATCGTGACCCGGACTTGATTCTACTGTGACAACGCTTCCTATATGAAGCGGTAATTTATTAACGTTTTTATAAAAAAATTTACGATCGTTCTTAAACCTAACTTCTACAAAATCAGTATTTGATTGAGCAGGACTGTTAATATTTGAGAGCCAATCGAAAACACTTAATTTATAGCTATTTCCGCACGTATCTACACTTGCACAGCCATCAGCGGATTTTGTTCCGCATGAATGGGCAGAATCGCCGGATGTTTTACATCCACAACTCATATTTATATTTTAATTATATCATGCAAATTTAGTATAATTTTTTTTGTATATTTCAAAGGATGCCTATTTGAGCGTGTTAATTTTTTACTTTTAACAGAATCTACCTAAATCTTGTGAATTATTTAATTATATTAGGTTTATTATGCAAATCATACAATTAAAAAAATGGAAATATGAAGCGATTTTAGTGATTTTATTTAATTTAAACGGTCGATTTTTTTTATTTGACAAATAATTAAAAATTACTTTTAATAAAGGTTTCATAAAGGTTTTTGCGACAATGCTAATTTAAACATTGTTACTGAAATGATATTTGTTTAAAATAATTTATGAATAATTAACATTTGTTTAAAAAATAATTTTATATTTGGAAGATTAATAATGATTTTATGAAAAAAATAGTTTTAACAACAGCATTGTTAGCTGGTGTTCTTGCGCAAGCTGGAGGCTTTAGAGTTTCTTTACAAGGCGTTAAGCAATTAGCAATGGCTCACACCAGTGCTCATGCAGAGGACGCGAGTGTTACTTTCTTTAATCCTGCAGGAATGTCTTTTATTCCGGCTAAGTTAAGTATTGCAGCGGGTGGTTTCGGAGCGAAATCCAGCGTTACTTACCAAAATTTGTCAACCCTTGAATCTTTTGATACCGATAATCCACTAGGAACTCCACTTTATGCAGCAGTCGCTTATAAAGTGTTAGATAATGTTTCTGTCGGTTTCAATTTCTCTACCCCATTTGGAAGTACGATAGAGTGGCCTTCAGATTGGTCCGGTCGAGAAATCGTTCAGCGGTTAGAATTAAAAGCATTTTATTTTCAACCAATGGTTTCATTTAAATTGGCACCGTGGGCTTCAGTCGGAGGGAGTTATATTTATGCAAAAGGAAGTGTGAACTGGGATAAAGCAGTGACCCAATTGGGAGGAAGCTTAAATCTTACGGATGATAAAGCTTCAGGAAGCGGTTTCGGTCTAGGATTTTATTTTCAGCCAAACGATAAATTGGATGTGAGCATCGCATACCGCTCCCCGATCGATATGGAGGCGGACAAAGGAGTTGTGAGTTTTAATATTTCGCCGGCTTTATATCCAAGTTTAGGTCTTGATGCTTCCGGTAAGGATTCTTTTAAAGCAACTTTACCTTTGGTAGATGAGTATACAATTGGAGCGACTTATAAAATTACGCCAAAATGGATGATTTCCGGAGACTTTAATTATAGTGGTTGGGATCAATACAATAAACTTACTTTAGATTTCGCAAATGCACCAATCGGTAACCAGCCGACTGATCCAACAGTATTAGTAAGTCCGAAGAATTTCAAAAGCACACAGACTTGGAGAGTGGGTACTCAATATCAAATCAACGATATGTTTGCAGCACGTGCAGGATATTATTATGATGAGTCACCATATACTGATGAAAATTTTCAAGCAGAAACACCATCTTTCGACTCTAATGTTGTAACCGCTGGGGTAGGAATCAACCTTATGAAAGGATTTGGAGTAGATATCGCCGGTGGAATTGCATTCCCAAAAAGCAGACTGGTGAATAACAGTAATACTGATTTCTACGGACAAGCGAAAGCGAAAGCGTATTACTTTGGTTTAGGTTTGTCATATAACGCATTTTAAGATTTAATTTAATTATGAAAAAAATATTAATATCAACAATTGCTGTTTCAGCATTGTTTTTTACAGTAAGCTGTAACACAGATTTTGATAACGACGTAAGCAATGTTGTTGTGACAAACGGAGATGCTGACTTTTCAAAGTATGTTGCTTTAGGAAACTCCCTCACAGCTGGTTACAGAGATAATGCACTTTATGCTGACGGTCAAATGGAATCATACCCAAGTATGATCGCTCAACAGATGATGTTAACAGGAGGTGGAGCTTTTACACAACCTTTAATGGCTGACAATAATGGTGGCCTTCTTTTCAATACAGGTGCCGGAACAGTTCAGATCGCTAATACAAAAATATATATTAACGATTTTATAGATGGTGCTCCAGATTTGAAGAACGCGAATAACAATGTTGCTACCACATTAGTAAATACGGTTTTAACAGGTCCTTTTAATAATATGGGGGTACCTGGCGCAAGAGTGTCGCATTTACTCGCACCCGGTTATGGAAATCCTGCTGGTATTTTGGCAAAGACTGCAAATCCTTATTTCGTAAGATTTGCTTCGTCTCCAAATACTTCAATTCTGGCCGATTTTGTAGCGCAAAGTCCGACTTTCTTCTCTTTATGGATAGGAAGTAACGATGCCTTGCTCTATGCTTTGGCAGGTGGAGATTCGACTATAGAGGCTTTAACTCCAGCTGCGGAGTTCGCAACGTATTACAATATGGTAATTAACCAAATTTCTACAGGAACTACTGCGAAAGGTGTTATTGCTAATATCCCAAATGTAACTTCAATTCCATCATTAACTACATTCCCTTACAATCCATTAACTGCGAAGGTATTAGGGCAAGGAGATATTGCAGCGGGTGAAGCAAATATTGACGCTTTAAATGCACAATTGTACGGCCCATTGAACCAAATTTTAACTGCATTCTCTGCAGGAGATCGAATTAAACCATTGTCAAAAACCGGAGCTAACCCAATGCTTATTAAGGATGAAAGCCTTCCAAACCTGGGTGCACAAATTACTGCAGCAGCATCAGCTTCTGGTAATCCAACGCTTATGGCTTTGGCTGGATATTTAGGTGCGGTTTACGGACAGGCGAGACAAACGAAACCTGGCGATCTAACCCCCTTAACTACGAAGGCAGCACTGGGAACATTAGAAACCTTGCCTCCAGGAATTCCTGCATCTTTAGCTTCAAGAGGAATTGCTTATCCTTTTGCAGACAAATATGTATTAACTTCAACAGAGGTTGAAGAGGTAAACACAACCATTGCAGCATATAATCAGGTGATCAAAAATGCCGCAGATGGTAAAGGTTATGCTTTCGTTGATGCGAATGCGAAAATGATTGAGTTGGCATCTGCCTCCGGAATCCAGTGGGATGGTGTTAGGTATACCTCTAAATTTGTGACCGGTGGAACATTCTCTTTAGATGGAGTACATCTTACAGGAAGAGGATATGCCTTAATTGCTAATGAATTTATGAAAGAGATTAACAAGAAGTATAATTCTAATTTACCAATGGTAAATGTTAATAGCTATAGCGGAGTAACATTCCCATAACAGTTTGTTAAAAATCATTTAATAATAAAACCACTTGAATCCTTCGAGTGGTTTTATTTTTTTAAATTTGCACATCTAAAAAAAAGTAAAAATGGCTGATCAGGCAAGTTATCTATTCTCTACCAGGACAAGTAAAGTTTTGGCAGAGAGAATTGCTCACTTTTATGGGCAGGAAATGGGGAAAATTAATTTCCAGGAATTTAGTGATGGGGAATTCGAGCCCGTATTAGATGAATCTGTTCGTGGTGGACGGGTTTTTTTGATTGGATCCACTTTTCCACCGGCAGACAATCTTTTGGAATTATTACTTATGATCGATGCCTCTAAAAGAGCATCTGCGAAAAGCATCACGGTGGTTTTACCTTACTACGGTTTGGCAAGACAAGACCGTAAAGACCAGCCCAGAGCGCCAATCGGTGCGAAGTTAGTCGCAAACCTTCTTACCGCAGCAGGAGCAACCCGCATTATGACTATGGATCTGCATGCAGATCAAATTCAGGGATTCTTTGAAATACCGGTAGATCATTTGTATGCTTCAACAATTTTCATCGATTACATTAAGCAGTTAAATTTAGAAGACCTTACCATTGCGTCACCAGATATGGGTGGAGCGAAAAGAGCGAAAAACTACGCAAGTCACTTGAGTGCCGAAGTGGTAATCGCTTACAAAGAAAGAAAAAAAGCAAATGTTGTAGAAGAAATGTTTTTGATCGGTCATGTTGAAGGAAGAAACGTAATCCTTATTGATGATATGATCGATACAGCAGGAACACTTTGCAAAGCGGCAGACATTCTGATGGCGAACGGAGCAAAAAGTGTACGTGCCATGGCGACCCACGGTGTACTTTCCGGAAAAGCCTATGAAAACATTCAGAATTCAAAACTTTCGGAAGTGATCGTGACCGATACTATTCCGATTAAAACAGAATTATCATCAAAGATCAAAGTATTGTCTTGTGCCGAACTTTTTGCAGATGTGATGAAAATGGTTCATCAGCACAAATCAATTAGTGATAAATTCATTATTTAAAATAATAATTTATATCTTTGCACCCTTAAAATTTTTTAATATATTATAATGAAATCAATTACAATTCAAGGTACAAAAAGAGAAAGCGTGGGCAAAAAGTCTACTAAAGCTTTACGTGATGCTGAATTAGTTCCTTGTGTTGTTTACGGAGGTGCTGAAACTTTAAATTTTTCTGCTGAAGAAAGATCTTTCAAAGGTTTGGTATATACTCCTGAAGCACACACGGTATCTATTGAGGTTGACGGAAAAACCATTCCAGCTGTTCTTCAGGACATCCAATTCCACCCAATTACAGATAAGATCTTGCATGCTGATTTCTATCAGTTGTCAGATGATAAGCCAGTAGTGATGGAGGTTCCGGTAAAACTTACAGGACGTTCAAAAGGTGTTGTTGCCGGTGGTGCAATGAGACAGTCTTTCAGAAAATTGAAAGTAAAAGCAATCCCAGGAAACTTGCCAGACGAAATCGTGGTAGATGTTACTCCATTAAAGATTGGAAGCAAACTTTATGTTGGCGATATCAAAGCGGAAGGATTCTCTTTCATGCATCCAGACAACGCAGTTGTAGTAGCTGTTAAGATGTCTAGAACTGCAATGAAAGGTGGCGCTGCTGCTGCAGATGACGATGATGAAGAAACTGCTACAGCAGAAGGAGATGCTCCTGCAGCTGATGCTACAAGTGCTGAATAAATAGTTCTCACTATAAAATTGAAGAAGCCGTCTCAAAATAAAATTTGAGGCGGTTTTTTTATTTGGTAGTGTTTCACTAACTGTGTAAGTTGAAAAGTTATTCTGAAAAATTTTGAGCCTTCAAAAGCTCAAAACTTTTTCGGAAATAACTTTTTACTATTTTTAAACTTTATACAGTTATGATCGACAAAGAAGAATTATTAAACAACAAGGATTTCTACAAATCCTTCAAGAGTGGAGAAGATTTAACCTCTTTCTTCAAAACAATGCACAAACGAGCCGTAGAACATATGCTCGAAGCCGAATTAGATGACCATCTGGATACCGAGAAACATCAAAAAACAAAAGACGGAAATTATCGCAATGGCCATCAAACCAAGAAGATAAAAACCTCTTTTGGCGAAGATGAAATTAAAGTTCCGCGGGATAGGGAAAGTACTTTTGAGCCAGCCTTAGTTCCCAAAAGGCATAATATTATTGAAGGTTTGGAAAATGTTATCATCTCATTTTATGCCAAAGGAATGAGTGTAAGTGATATTGAAGATCAGATCAAGGAAATGTATGATTTTGATGTTTCAACATCCACAATATCCAGGATTACCAATGCGGTTTCCAGTGAGATTGTCGCTTGGCAAAATCGGCCACTAGAGGATTTATACCTCATTGTTTGGATGGATGGAATTGTTTTTAAAGTCCGTGAGAACTCAAAAGTTATCAACAAAACCATTTATCTTGCCGTTGGTTTAAGACGGGATGGAAGAAAAGAAGTTCTGGGAATGTGGCTTGGAAAAAACGAAAGTTCCAGTTTTTGGATGAGCGTTTTAACTGACATAAAAGCACGTGGCGTAGAAGATATACTGATCACTGCAACGGATAATCTCAATGGATTTACCCAAACTATTCGCAGTGTTTTCCCACAATCTCAAACTCAGATCTGCGTGGTGCATCAGATTAGAAATGCTTGTAAATACGTAGTTTGGAAGGACAGAAAAGCCTTTACTTCCGACATGAAACACATTTACAACGCTCCCACCAAGCAAGCCGCAGAAGCCGCCTTAAATGATTTTGCAGAAAAATGGGAATCTAAATATTCGTATGCCATCAAATCCTGGAGAGATAATTGGGATGAATTAACGGTATTTTTCGAATTTCCGGTGGAAATCCGTAAAATCATTTACACCACCAATTTAATAGAAAATCTCAACGGAAAAATAAGAAAATATACTAAAAATAAAATGTCTTTTCCTACTGATGATGCGGTTTTAAAGTCAGTTTTCCTTGCCTTAAGAGAAGCAACAAAAAAATGGACAATGCCGATTCGAGATTGGGGAATCGTATTAAATCAATTTATGCTTATATTTGAAGAAAGGCTCAAGTTATAAAAAACTCAAGTCTTAAACTTTTCAACTTACACACTTTGCGGGACAGTGTCTTTTATTTTCTGTTGTAAAGCGTTAAATTTTGATTATTTGTGATTTTTGCACATTAGGATAAAAATGTGCTCTTACTTAAGCACTCTTTTTTCTTAGATTGTGTGCTAAAGCGTGTAATCCGAACTCTAATTCCACTTTTTCTATTCCTTTGTGTGTAAAACGCTTGAAGTTCCGATTGGATTTGATATGTGCAAAGACGGGTTCTACATCCGCCGTGCGTTGTTTGCGTTTTATTTCTCCGATTTCACTCAAGATGTTTTCCCGAACTCTCTCCTTATGCCGTTCTAAATTTTGGTTGCGTTCTATTATTCTGTTTCCCTGGGCTTTATGGCAAGCCCCTCGCAGCGGACAACCGGTGCAGTTTTGAGCCTGGTACAGTGAACTTGTCTGAGCATAACCGCTTTTTGTTTTTCGATTTCGGTTGGTGATTTTATTCATCGGTTGCCCCATCGGACAGATATACTGATCGTTCTCTTCGTTATAATAAAGTTTATCGCGGTGAAAGTCTTCGTTGATTTTCTTTCTTTTCGATTTTAAAATACCCTGTTCCTTATCGAAGGTGTTGTATTTTACGAAGGTTTCTATATTTTTCTCTTCCAGAAAATCATAATTTTCTTCACTGCCGTAACCAGCATCAGCAGTAAGTTCTTCCGGCAAAAACTGATAAAGTTCTTCAAAAGTATTGAGATGTGGTTTAAGCGTATTTAAATCATTGGTGGTTTGGTGTAAAGTATAATGAATAACAAACTGGGATTCAGAACTTACCTGCACGTTGTAGGCGGGTTTAAGTTGACCATTCTGCATATGATCATCTTTCATGCGCATAAATGTGGCATCGGGATCGGTCTTACTATAACTGCCACGTCCGTCCAAAACCTTTTCCTGCTCCTGGTACTTATCCAGGTTCTGAGAAAAATTCTTTTGAATGTATCTTAATTTTGCCTTTGCTTTGGTGGATGCCTTCGGGTTTTTGCTGATGATCTCTTCTATTTTCTTGGCGGTCTTCTCTATTTTATCTTTATCGATGGTTTTAAACTCCGGTGGTGTAGGATCGCTGTCTTCTTCCTCAGCAATGCTTTGGGCATAGTTCCACATTTGTTCAAGTTGTTCTGCCATCTTCTCTTTTCTGGTTTTAATGGCATTGCCCCAAACGAAGGTATATCTCCCGGCAATAGACTCTATCTTAGTTCCATCGGTAAAAACTTCTTTCAAGCTAACGAGTCCTTCCTCTGCTAATAACAGGACGACCTGTTTGAAAATGTCTTTGAAAATAGTCTTGAGTTTCTTGCTCCGAAAACGTGCGATGGTGTTATGGTCTGCGACCTGTTGAGCGGACAACCACATAAAATTAATATTCTCACGCATCGCTTTTTCGATCTTCCTGCTGGAATACGTATTATCCATATAAGCGTAAACCATCACCTTAAGCATCATCTTGGGATGAAAGCTCGGTTTGCCATCTTTACTATACTCTTCAATGAGCAATCGTAAATCCAGTTGTTCAATAATTCCATTAACGACCCGAACGGCATGATTTTCTGGAATCAATTCCTCGATTGATGGTGGGAATAACCAATTTTGTTGTTGGTTATAATCTTTAAATTTAATACTCATATAATTGATTATCAATACTTAAAGATAGTAAAATTCTCTAAAACTGACAAATGTTAAACACAGAAAAAACCGCCTCAGTATTGAGACGGCTTCTTTTTTTAAGTGATATCATAAACTGCAGACGTATTAAAATTCAAAAGCAATCTTGAAGTTCATTATTTTTATTATTTTTACTCTATAATTAATTACGGTGACCAAAAAACTCCTGCATCTCTATTTTCTGCTTTTCTTATCCTTCTGTTTCGGACAGCAGAATAAGGAGTTTAAAGAAGTCAAGAATTTCTACGACTATCAACGCTACATGCTCAATAATGAGTTTAAAAAGAGATTCGATAAGGAGGTAAGTCCTGAACAGAAAATGACCGTAAAGAATGACTTTAAAGAGTTCATGCTGAAATTAGACAGTATTCAGAATGCGGCGTTGTTAAATGCCTTAGTGCGGGTGAAAATAAGAGAGGATCTTAACGGGATTCAATTAAAAAATACCAATACCAAACAAACACCAAGCCCTAAAAAATCTGATCTGAGCAGCGATGCACAATATCCCGGAGGTTTTGAACTCATGCGCAAACAGCTCGTAGAGTCTTTCTATAGTGATGCTATTTTAGCAAATGAAAAAGTCCTGAAAACCAGTTTGGTTTTTGTGGTAGAAAAAGATGGATCGATCAGTTCTGTAAAAGCGGATGGCGATAATTTCACCTTCAACCGACAGGCAGAGATTGCGCTATACCTTCTTCCGGAAAAATTTTCTCCCGCCTATGTTAAAGGAACTGCGGTAAGATACCGATTCCGATTGCCTCTAGCCATGAATTTCGATTAAAAACTTATTTTAGTACCGAATTGGTTTCGTGTTGATTTTAAGTTTATATTTGAGAAAAATATTTATGAAAGAAATTTTATTGATTGCAGCATTCGGTGCAGGATTTCTTAGCGTTCAAGGTCAGGAAATGTCGGGTGAAAGACAAAATGACGTTATGATCAGTCCCATCGAATTAATTGCCGGGCCCGCCCTTAATATTTCATACGAGCGACTTCTTAATGAAAATTCTGGTATTGGAGTAAATGTGGCTTACCTTTTAGATAACGCCGGCGATGATTCTGGTTTGCAATCACAAATCTCCCCTTATTACCGAATGTATTTTGGTAAAAAATATGCCTCGGGCTTTTTTGTAGAAGGATTTGTGCCGATTACCACTTCAAATGATGGTAGGTACAATTACAATGTAGGTCCCGGCTATTTCGAAAGTTACTTTGTACCGGAAAAAAATACAACCGTTGGTATCGGTGTTAGTTTTGGTGGAAAATGGGTTGCTAGAAAAAATATTATTTTCGAAGCAAGTATTGGAATTGCCAGAAGATTCGGAATGGATAGCGACTATGATTCAGCAATCACAGGTAAAGGAATGCTTGGAATTGGTTACCGATTTTAAAAAGTAAAAACTATTTAATAAAAGGTTTAGTTTTACACTGAACCTTTTTATTTTAAATGATAATCACCCAAAATGAATATGTTTACGGACGAATATTTTATGAAAATGGCGCTGCAGGAAGCCCAAAGTGCTTTTGAAAAAGATGAGGTTCC
This DNA window, taken from Kaistella carnis, encodes the following:
- a CDS encoding OmpP1/FadL family transporter; this encodes MKKIVLTTALLAGVLAQAGGFRVSLQGVKQLAMAHTSAHAEDASVTFFNPAGMSFIPAKLSIAAGGFGAKSSVTYQNLSTLESFDTDNPLGTPLYAAVAYKVLDNVSVGFNFSTPFGSTIEWPSDWSGREIVQRLELKAFYFQPMVSFKLAPWASVGGSYIYAKGSVNWDKAVTQLGGSLNLTDDKASGSGFGLGFYFQPNDKLDVSIAYRSPIDMEADKGVVSFNISPALYPSLGLDASGKDSFKATLPLVDEYTIGATYKITPKWMISGDFNYSGWDQYNKLTLDFANAPIGNQPTDPTVLVSPKNFKSTQTWRVGTQYQINDMFAARAGYYYDESPYTDENFQAETPSFDSNVVTAGVGINLMKGFGVDIAGGIAFPKSRLVNNSNTDFYGQAKAKAYYFGLGLSYNAF
- a CDS encoding SGNH/GDSL hydrolase family protein; this encodes MKKILISTIAVSALFFTVSCNTDFDNDVSNVVVTNGDADFSKYVALGNSLTAGYRDNALYADGQMESYPSMIAQQMMLTGGGAFTQPLMADNNGGLLFNTGAGTVQIANTKIYINDFIDGAPDLKNANNNVATTLVNTVLTGPFNNMGVPGARVSHLLAPGYGNPAGILAKTANPYFVRFASSPNTSILADFVAQSPTFFSLWIGSNDALLYALAGGDSTIEALTPAAEFATYYNMVINQISTGTTAKGVIANIPNVTSIPSLTTFPYNPLTAKVLGQGDIAAGEANIDALNAQLYGPLNQILTAFSAGDRIKPLSKTGANPMLIKDESLPNLGAQITAAASASGNPTLMALAGYLGAVYGQARQTKPGDLTPLTTKAALGTLETLPPGIPASLASRGIAYPFADKYVLTSTEVEEVNTTIAAYNQVIKNAADGKGYAFVDANAKMIELASASGIQWDGVRYTSKFVTGGTFSLDGVHLTGRGYALIANEFMKEINKKYNSNLPMVNVNSYSGVTFP
- a CDS encoding ribose-phosphate pyrophosphokinase, which encodes MADQASYLFSTRTSKVLAERIAHFYGQEMGKINFQEFSDGEFEPVLDESVRGGRVFLIGSTFPPADNLLELLLMIDASKRASAKSITVVLPYYGLARQDRKDQPRAPIGAKLVANLLTAAGATRIMTMDLHADQIQGFFEIPVDHLYASTIFIDYIKQLNLEDLTIASPDMGGAKRAKNYASHLSAEVVIAYKERKKANVVEEMFLIGHVEGRNVILIDDMIDTAGTLCKAADILMANGAKSVRAMATHGVLSGKAYENIQNSKLSEVIVTDTIPIKTELSSKIKVLSCAELFADVMKMVHQHKSISDKFII
- a CDS encoding 50S ribosomal protein L25/general stress protein Ctc, translated to MKSITIQGTKRESVGKKSTKALRDAELVPCVVYGGAETLNFSAEERSFKGLVYTPEAHTVSIEVDGKTIPAVLQDIQFHPITDKILHADFYQLSDDKPVVMEVPVKLTGRSKGVVAGGAMRQSFRKLKVKAIPGNLPDEIVVDVTPLKIGSKLYVGDIKAEGFSFMHPDNAVVVAVKMSRTAMKGGAAAADDDDEETATAEGDAPAADATSAE
- a CDS encoding IS256 family transposase, whose amino-acid sequence is MIDKEELLNNKDFYKSFKSGEDLTSFFKTMHKRAVEHMLEAELDDHLDTEKHQKTKDGNYRNGHQTKKIKTSFGEDEIKVPRDRESTFEPALVPKRHNIIEGLENVIISFYAKGMSVSDIEDQIKEMYDFDVSTSTISRITNAVSSEIVAWQNRPLEDLYLIVWMDGIVFKVRENSKVINKTIYLAVGLRRDGRKEVLGMWLGKNESSSFWMSVLTDIKARGVEDILITATDNLNGFTQTIRSVFPQSQTQICVVHQIRNACKYVVWKDRKAFTSDMKHIYNAPTKQAAEAALNDFAEKWESKYSYAIKSWRDNWDELTVFFEFPVEIRKIIYTTNLIENLNGKIRKYTKNKMSFPTDDAVLKSVFLALREATKKWTMPIRDWGIVLNQFMLIFEERLKL
- a CDS encoding IS1182 family transposase, translating into MNYMSIKFKDYNQQQNWLFPPSIEELIPENHAVRVVNGIIEQLDLRLLIEEYSKDGKPSFHPKMMLKVMVYAYMDNTYSSRKIEKAMRENINFMWLSAQQVADHNTIARFRSKKLKTIFKDIFKQVVLLLAEEGLVSLKEVFTDGTKIESIAGRYTFVWGNAIKTRKEKMAEQLEQMWNYAQSIAEEEDSDPTPPEFKTIDKDKIEKTAKKIEEIISKNPKASTKAKAKLRYIQKNFSQNLDKYQEQEKVLDGRGSYSKTDPDATFMRMKDDHMQNGQLKPAYNVQVSSESQFVIHYTLHQTTNDLNTLKPHLNTFEELYQFLPEELTADAGYGSEENYDFLEEKNIETFVKYNTFDKEQGILKSKRKKINEDFHRDKLYYNEENDQYICPMGQPMNKITNRNRKTKSGYAQTSSLYQAQNCTGCPLRGACHKAQGNRIIERNQNLERHKERVRENILSEIGEIKRKQRTADVEPVFAHIKSNRNFKRFTHKGIEKVELEFGLHALAHNLRKKSA
- a CDS encoding DUF3575 domain-containing protein, giving the protein MKEILLIAAFGAGFLSVQGQEMSGERQNDVMISPIELIAGPALNISYERLLNENSGIGVNVAYLLDNAGDDSGLQSQISPYYRMYFGKKYASGFFVEGFVPITTSNDGRYNYNVGPGYFESYFVPEKNTTVGIGVSFGGKWVARKNIIFEASIGIARRFGMDSDYDSAITGKGMLGIGYRF